A section of the Acipenser ruthenus chromosome 39, fAciRut3.2 maternal haplotype, whole genome shotgun sequence genome encodes:
- the LOC117397156 gene encoding TLC domain-containing protein 5-like isoform X2 produces the protein MHFSFQIVHKQQPSGAKCTERVLQCCSGCLEVPKKDKVHSESCLKQSVPVHMVSLLQASAVACSLIGWISLYASLCHLNGRRGYEWNCRLVTLFHGVLIVCLSAYVGFVDGPWPFTHPGSLNTPLQLQVLCLSLGYFVFDMCWCIYFQTEGAVMLAHHTMSVLGIVLALWLGESATEVNAVLFGSEITNPLLQARWFLRHAGLYDTLAGDVVDFLFVVLFSGVRIGVGTWMLCCELASPRPCSLVKGCGVAMYALSWLFMEFQWRDPPFRTYITKGIREFIAKKATTKTD, from the exons ATGCACTTTAGTTTCCAAATAGTGCACAAGCAACAGCCTAGTGGAGCGAAGTGCACCGAGCGAGTTCTACAATGTTGCAGTGGATGTTTAGAGGTGCCAAAGAAGGACAAAGTACATTCCGAGAGCTGCTTAAAACAGTCAGTCCCAGTGCACATGGTATCTCTGCTGCAAGCCAGTGCA GTTGCCTGCAGCCTGATTGGGTGGATCTCGCTGTACGCCTCGCTCTGCCATCTGAACGGTCGCCGTGGTTACGAGTGGAACTGCCGTCTGGTGACGCTGTTTCACGGGGTTCTGATCGTATGTCTGTCTGCCTACGTGGGATTTGTTGATGGCCCGTGGCCCTTCACACACCCAG GCTCCCTGAACACTCCTCTGCAGCTGCAGGTGCTGTGCCTCAGCCTGGGCTACTTCGTCTTCGATATGTGCTGGTGCATCTACTTCCAGACAGAGGGGGCGGTCATGCTGGCCCACCACACCATGAGCGTCCTGGGCATCGTGCTGGCGCTGTGGCTGGGCGAGTCGGCCACCGAGGTGAACGCCGTCCTCTTCGGCAGCGAGATCACCAACCCCCTGCTGCAGGCGCGCTGGTTCCTGCGCCACGCCGGGCTCTACGACACGCTGGCGGGGGACGTCGTGGACTTCCTCTTCGTGGTCCTGTTCAGCGGCGTGCGGATTGGCGTGGGCACCTGGATGCTGTGCTGTGAGCTGGCCTCGCCGCGGCCGTGCTCGCTAGTGAAGGGCTGCGGGGTCGCCATGTACGCCCTCTCCTGGCTCTTCATG gaATTTCAATGGAGGGATCCACCCTTCCGAACCTACATTACGAAAGGAATAAGAGAATTCATTGCAAAAAAAGCTACAACAAAAACAGACTGA
- the LOC117397156 gene encoding TLC domain-containing protein 5-like isoform X1 — protein sequence MHFSFQIVHKQQPSGAKCTERVLQCCSGCLEVPKKDKVHSESCLKQSVPVHMVSLLQASAVACSLIGWISLYASLCHLNGRRGYEWNCRLVTLFHGVLIVCLSAYVGFVDGPWPFTHPGSLNTPLQLQVLCLSLGYFVFDMCWCIYFQTEGAVMLAHHTMSVLGIVLALWLGESATEVNAVLFGSEITNPLLQARWFLRHAGLYDTLAGDVVDFLFVVLFSGVRIGVGTWMLCCELASPRPCSLVKGCGVAMYALSWLFMVSIACFAYRKSCLKYRKWAAASGAKRNTGKTE from the exons ATGCACTTTAGTTTCCAAATAGTGCACAAGCAACAGCCTAGTGGAGCGAAGTGCACCGAGCGAGTTCTACAATGTTGCAGTGGATGTTTAGAGGTGCCAAAGAAGGACAAAGTACATTCCGAGAGCTGCTTAAAACAGTCAGTCCCAGTGCACATGGTATCTCTGCTGCAAGCCAGTGCA GTTGCCTGCAGCCTGATTGGGTGGATCTCGCTGTACGCCTCGCTCTGCCATCTGAACGGTCGCCGTGGTTACGAGTGGAACTGCCGTCTGGTGACGCTGTTTCACGGGGTTCTGATCGTATGTCTGTCTGCCTACGTGGGATTTGTTGATGGCCCGTGGCCCTTCACACACCCAG GCTCCCTGAACACTCCTCTGCAGCTGCAGGTGCTGTGCCTCAGCCTGGGCTACTTCGTCTTCGATATGTGCTGGTGCATCTACTTCCAGACAGAGGGGGCGGTCATGCTGGCCCACCACACCATGAGCGTCCTGGGCATCGTGCTGGCGCTGTGGCTGGGCGAGTCGGCCACCGAGGTGAACGCCGTCCTCTTCGGCAGCGAGATCACCAACCCCCTGCTGCAGGCGCGCTGGTTCCTGCGCCACGCCGGGCTCTACGACACGCTGGCGGGGGACGTCGTGGACTTCCTCTTCGTGGTCCTGTTCAGCGGCGTGCGGATTGGCGTGGGCACCTGGATGCTGTGCTGTGAGCTGGCCTCGCCGCGGCCGTGCTCGCTAGTGAAGGGCTGCGGGGTCGCCATGTACGCCCTCTCCTGGCTCTTCATGGTGAGCATTGCCTGCTTCGCCTACAGGAAGAGCTGCCTCAAGTACAGGAAATGGGCGGCCGCCAGCGGAGCCAAGAGGAATACTGGGAAGACGGAGTGA
- the LOC117397156 gene encoding TLC domain-containing protein 5-like isoform X3, with protein MTSLILQVACSLIGWISLYASLCHLNGRRGYEWNCRLVTLFHGVLIVCLSAYVGFVDGPWPFTHPGSLNTPLQLQVLCLSLGYFVFDMCWCIYFQTEGAVMLAHHTMSVLGIVLALWLGESATEVNAVLFGSEITNPLLQARWFLRHAGLYDTLAGDVVDFLFVVLFSGVRIGVGTWMLCCELASPRPCSLVKGCGVAMYALSWLFMVSIACFAYRKSCLKYRKWAAASGAKRNTGKTE; from the exons ATGACATCGTTGATTCTGCAGGTTGCCTGCAGCCTGATTGGGTGGATCTCGCTGTACGCCTCGCTCTGCCATCTGAACGGTCGCCGTGGTTACGAGTGGAACTGCCGTCTGGTGACGCTGTTTCACGGGGTTCTGATCGTATGTCTGTCTGCCTACGTGGGATTTGTTGATGGCCCGTGGCCCTTCACACACCCAG GCTCCCTGAACACTCCTCTGCAGCTGCAGGTGCTGTGCCTCAGCCTGGGCTACTTCGTCTTCGATATGTGCTGGTGCATCTACTTCCAGACAGAGGGGGCGGTCATGCTGGCCCACCACACCATGAGCGTCCTGGGCATCGTGCTGGCGCTGTGGCTGGGCGAGTCGGCCACCGAGGTGAACGCCGTCCTCTTCGGCAGCGAGATCACCAACCCCCTGCTGCAGGCGCGCTGGTTCCTGCGCCACGCCGGGCTCTACGACACGCTGGCGGGGGACGTCGTGGACTTCCTCTTCGTGGTCCTGTTCAGCGGCGTGCGGATTGGCGTGGGCACCTGGATGCTGTGCTGTGAGCTGGCCTCGCCGCGGCCGTGCTCGCTAGTGAAGGGCTGCGGGGTCGCCATGTACGCCCTCTCCTGGCTCTTCATGGTGAGCATTGCCTGCTTCGCCTACAGGAAGAGCTGCCTCAAGTACAGGAAATGGGCGGCCGCCAGCGGAGCCAAGAGGAATACTGGGAAGACGGAGTGA